Genomic segment of Ralstonia pickettii:
GACGTGCGGGGCGAGGCGGCTTACCTGCGCCTTCTTCCTGCTTGGGGCGGCGCTGGGCTGGGCGCAGCGGCTGGCGCTCGCGGTTCAGGTCGGAAGAACGCAGCGGCTTGCCGGTGGAGCGTACGGTATTGCCTTCGTCGTCGCGGCGCACGCCGAGCGTTGCACGCTTGCCCGGGCGGGTGGCGCGCTGAGTCGGGTCGCTGGCGCCGCGCTTGTCGTCGTCGCCCGGAAAATCATCGGAATCGGTAGTCATGAATCTAGACCGGTAAGGCTGGCGCTCAGATGGCGAGCGCATCAAGCAGCTCGCTTTCAAGCTCGAGCTGCAGTTTGTTGTCCTGGGTCAGACGGGTGCCGTCGACCAGGAAGATGTCTTCCACGCGCTCGCCCAGCGTGTTGATGCGCGCGGTGTGTACCGACACGCGACGGTGTGCGAGCACGCGGGCAATGGCGTAGAGCAGACCGGTGCGGTCTGTTGCAGAAATGGACAGCAGGTAATACTGGCCGCGCTCGTCCGCCCGCAGGTCGACGCGCGGCTTGATCGGGAAGCTGCGCGACTGGCGCGAGATGCGCCCACGCGGCGGCTCGGGCAGGGCGGTTTCGCGCGAGATCTGCTCGGCGAGTTCGTGCTCGACCAGCGTGATGATGTCGCGGTAATGGCCGGGCTCCACCAGGCCGCTGCCGGGATCGGCCACCTGGAAGGTGTCGAGCGCGTAGCCGTGTTTGGTGGTGTGGATCTTGGCGTCCAGAATCGTCAGGCTCTTGCGCTCGAAGTAGCCGCAGATGCGCGTAAAAAGATCGGGCCGATCCGGCGAGTACACCGCCACCTGCAGGCCGACGCCCGCTGGCGAAATGCGTGCTCGCACGATGGGAATCGTCGTGTCGACACGGTTGTAGAAATGCCGCGTGAACCAGGCGATGTCGCGCGCGTCGTGGCGCAGGAACACGCCCACGTCGAGCTGTTTCCACAGTGCCTCGTGTGCAGTGTCGTCCAGCGCGGCCAGGCGCAGCAGGGCGCGCGCTTCTTCCTTGCGGCCTTCGAGCACGGCGTGCGGGTCCGTGGTGGCGCCGCCGAGCACGCGCAGCGTCATGCGATACAGGTCTTCCAGCAGCTTGCCCTTCCAGGCGTTCCACACCTTGGGGCTGGTGCCGCGGATGTCGGCAACGGTCAGCAGATACAGCGCGGTCAGCCGACGCTCGGTGCCGACCAGATCGGCAAAATGGCGGATGACTTCGGGATCGCCGAGGTCCTGCTTCTGCGCGACCTGGCTCATCGTCAGGTGATGCTCGACAAGCCAGACGATCAAGTCTGCGTCTTCCTTGGCGATGCCGTGTTCCTTGCAGAAGCGCCGTGCGTCGGACATGCCGAGCACGGAGTGATCACCGCCGCGTCCTTTCGCAATGTCATGGAACAGCGCGGCCACGGTCAGCACCCACGGCTTGTCGAAGTTCGCCATCAACTGGCTGCAGAACGGAAACTCGTGCGTGTGCTCGACGATGGCGAAACGGCGGATATTGCGCACCACCATCAAGATGTGCTGATCGACCGTGTAGACGTGGAACAGGTCGTGCTGCATCTGCCCGACGATGCGGCGGAAGTTGACCAGGTAGCGGCCGAGCACGCTGGTCTGGTTCATCAGGCGCAGCGCGTGCGTGATGCCCTGCGGCTGTTGCAGGATCGACAGGAACAGCGCGCGATTGGCCGGATCCTTGCGCCATTTGGCGTCCATCAACGTCCGCGCGTTGTAGAGCGCGCGCATCGTGCTGGCTGCCAATCCCTTGATGCCGCGCGTCTGCTCGTAAAGCAGGAACGTTTCCAGGATGGCCGTCGGCTCGCGCTGGTAGAGATCGGCGTCGGCAATCTCGAGCATGCCCTGCCGTTCGACAAAGCGATCATTGATCCGCCGCGTGATACCCAGCTCGCTCGGGAACAGCCGCGCCTCGATGTTCTGCAGCACCACGGTATTGAGCTGCGTGACCGCCTTGGCCACCCAGTAATAGCGGCGCATGAGCTGTTCGCTCGCGCGCTTGGCGGTGGTCGGGCGGTATCCGAACGATTCGGCCAGTTGCGTCTGCAGATCGAACACCAATACGTCCTGCCGGCGCCCGGCCAGCAGGTGCAGACGCGCGCGCACGGTTTTGAGCAAGCGCTCGTTGCTGGCCAGCTCCTGCGCTTCACGGCGCGTCAGCAGGCCATTGGCGAGCAGCTCGTTCCAGCTGGAGCCGAAACCAGCCGCGCGCGTCATCCACAGAATGACCTGCAGGTCGCGCAGGCCGCCGGGGCTTTCCTTGCAGTTCGGTTCGAGCGAGTAGGGCGTGTCCTGGTACTTGGCGTGCCGCTGGCGCATTTCCAGCAGTTTCGACTGGAAGAAGTCTGCGGCGTCCAGATGGCCTTGATAGTGCGTCTCGAACGTGCGGTATAACCCTTCGTCGCCCGTCAGCAGACGCGCTTCCAGCAGCGACGTGCGTACTGTTACGTCTTGTGCGGCTTCCTTGATGCACTCGTCGACCGTGCGCACCGAGGAGCCGATGTCCAGCCCCATGTCCCAGCAGCGGCCGATGAAGGCCTCCAGCCGGGCCTCCAAGGCCTTGTCTGCGGTGCCTGGCAGCAACAGGAGGATGTCCACATCGGAATGCGGAAACAGCTCGCCGCGCCCGTAGCCGCCCACGGCAATCAGCGCGCAGGTGGTGGGCATCTGCTCTTTCTGCCAAAGACGCACGAGCGCACGGTCCACCGCGCGCGCCAGCTTGGTCACAAGTTGCTGAACGTTGGCGTGCTGGTCGAACTGCGCGAACAGGTGCGCGCGCTCAGCTTTCAGGGCGTCGCGCGGATGAGTTTCTTCGGCAGGGACGGCGGCAGCGGAGGGCATGAGCAGAGCGTGAATGAAACAGCGACCGGAATGAGCCGGTCGCTGCAGGAGTTGAGCCGGTGCGGGGCGAGATCAGCGGGACGTTACCGCCGCTGAGGTCGCAGCTCGCCCGCGAGGATCAGGCCGTGGCGGGAGCGCCTTCGTGTACGAATTCGGGTGCCGGTGGCGTCAATGCAGACACCGTCAGCACTTCATGGCCGGTTTCCGTCACCAGAAGCGTATGTTCCCACTGCGCCGACAGGCTGCGGTCACGCGTCTTGACCGTCCATTGGTCGGGCATCGTGCGGATGTCGCGCTTGCCCGCGTTGATCATCGGTTCGATTGTGAAGATCATGCCGGCTTTCAATTCCATCCCCGTACCGGGCCGGCCGTAGTGCAGGATCTGCGGATCTTCGTGGAATTTCTTGCCGATGCCGTGGCCGCAATATTCACGCACCACGCTGTAGCCCGCGGCTTCGGCATGCTGCTGGATCACGTGGCCGATATCACCGAGTCGGGCGCCCGGACGCACTGCCGCAATGCCCTTCCACATGCATTCGAACGTCACCTGGGTCAGGCGCTTGGCGAGGATCGAGCCCTCGCCAACAACGAACGTGCGGCTGGTATCGCCGTAGTAGCCTTCCTTGGTGATGACTGTGATGTCGAGATTGACGATATCCCCATTCTTAAGCACCTTGTCGCCGGGAATGCCGTGGCAGATCACATCGTTGACCGATGTGCAGATCGATGCCGGGAAGGGCGGATAGCCTGGCGGCGCATAGTTCAGCGGTGCCGGCACGGTGCCTTGCACGTCACGCATGTAGGCGTGGCACAGCTGGTCCAGCTTGCCTGTCGTCACGCCGGGTACGACGAACGGCGTGATGTAGTCGAGAACTTCGGACGCAAGCCGGCAGGCCACGCGCATCTGCGCAATGTCTTCGGCGGTGTGAATGGTAACGGCCATGCTGTGACTCTTTCTGCACGCAGGCGCCTGGAGCGCCGCGTCGTGGCTAAAGGACGAATTATCGCACCAAAGCGCCCCGGCCGGGGTTTTCAGGCGGCGGGCGCCAGTCTTGCTCGGTTTGTCGCGGATACTCGGAAGGTCTTGAGTTGATTGGGTTTTTGGCGCTATAATCACTGGCTAAGCAGTTGCCGGTCGTGTGGCCGGTGGCGCTTGAAATCGCGAGCCGCTTCACCGCGGGTGTTTTTCGTATCGCATGCGAAGAATGTCTGAGGCGGCTTTAGACCTAACCCGACTGGAGAATTTCATGTCCGTAACCATGCGCGAAATGCTGGAAGCCGGTGTCCACTTTGGCCACCAGACCCGCTTCTGGAACCCCAAGATGGCCCCTTACATCTTCGGCCATCGCAACAAGATTCACATCATCAACCTGGAAAAGACGCTGCCGATGTACCAGGACGCACTGAAGTACGTGCGCCAACTGGCAGCCAACCGGGGCACCATTCTGTTCGTTGGTACGAAGCGTCAATCGCGCGAGATCCTGGCTGAAGAAGCGGCTCGCGCAGGCATGCCGTTCGTCGACAGCCGCTGGCTCGGCGGCATGCTGACCAACTTCAAGACGGTCAAGACCTCGATCAAGCGCCTGAAGGACATGGAAGTCGCCAAGGAAGCCGGCGCGACCGAAACCATGAGCAAGAAGGAAGCGCTGATGTTCGAACGCGAAATGGACAAGCTGGTGAAGTCCATTGGCGGCATCAAGGACATGGGCGGCATTCCGGACGCCATCTTCGTGGTGGACGTTGGTTACCACAAGATTGCCGTGACCGAAGCTGCCAAGCTGGGTATTCCGGTGATCGGCGTGGTTGACACGAACCACTCGCCGGAAGGCATCGACTACGTCATCCCGGGTAACGACGACTCGAGCAAGGCTGTTGCACTGTACGTGCGCGGCGTGGCCGACGCGATCCTGGAAGGCCGTGCGAATGCGGTCCAGGAAGTGGTTGAAGCGGCTCGCGGCGGCGACGACTTCGTCGAAGTCCAAGAAGGCTAAATACAAGAAGGCGGGCGCCCGCGGCTTGATTGCGCGGGACGCGTGCCAGGCCGCACCTGATGGAGCCCATCAGGGTTGATGGCCAGACAGGGGCGCGTAACAAACGCCCCTTTTTTTTGAAATTTGTCATGCGGATGCCCTACGCGCGTCGTATTTCGTGGGGCGGCCGGATGGAAACCGGACGACAGGCCGGCGCGAGGCGAAGACTGATCCGCGCGCGACCGGACGACGATCTGAAACAAGGAGCATGAGAATGGCGGCAATTACCGCAAGCATGGTTGCAGAACTGCGCGCGAAGACCGACGCGCCGATGATGGAGTGCAAGAAGGCCCTGACCGAAGCCGAAGGCAACCTGGAAAAGGCCGAAGAGATCCTGCGCGTGAAGCTGGGCAACAAGGCCGGCAAGGCCGCCTCGCGCATCACCGCTGAAGGCGTGGTGGCCGCAGCCGTGGAAGGCACGACCGGCGCGCTGGTCGAGATCAACTGCGAAACCGACTTCGTCTCGAAGAACGATTCGTTCCTGGCCTTCGCCAACTCGGTCGCAGCACTGATCGCCAAGAACAACCCGGCTGACGTCGCGGCTGTCGGCGCCCTGCCGCTGTCGCAAGACGGCTTCGGCCCGACGGTGGAAGACGTACGCGTGGGCCTGATCGGCAAGATCGGCGAGAACATGACGATCCGTCGCTTCCAGCGTTTCGAAGGCACTCAGCTGACTTCGTACCTGCACGGCACCCGCATCGGCGTGATGGTGGCATTCGAAGGCAACGAAGTGGCGGCCAAGGACGCAGCAATGCAGGCTGCCGCGATGAAGCCCGTGTCGCTGTCGGCTGACGACGTGCCTGCCGAACTGGTCGCCAAGGAGCGCAGCGTTGCCGAGCAGAAGGCTGCGGAATCGGGCAAGCCGGCTGAAATCGTTGCCAAGATGGTCGAAGGCAGCGTGCAGAAGTACCTGAAGGAAGTCTCGCTGCTGAACCAGCCGTTTGTGAAGAACGATAAGCAGACCGTTGAGCAAATGCTCAAGGCCGCCAACACGACCGTGAAGGCTTTTACGCTCTACGTGGTGGGCGAGGGCATCGAGAAGAAGCAAGATGACTTTGCCGCTGAAGTGGCCGCCCAAGTGGCCGCCGCCAAGCAACAGGCGTAATGCTGCAGCGGCTGTCTCCAACGGTGCGGCGAGCTGGCTTCCGGCGCAGGCCGGCAGGGGTCGTTTCCACCATTGGCGCAGCCGTATAATGCCAAACAGACAGGGCACCGAAAGGTGCCCTGTTTGCAGGTGCAGCCTGCTTGCGCGGGCATCGTTGGTGATTTTTCCGACGGCTTCCGCGCAAGAAGGTTGCGGGATGTGCGAAGTCCCCGCTTTGCACGTCGTTGTCATATCCGCAGCGTCATTTCCCCTTTCCTGTCTCCCGTACCAGGAATCGTCACGAGGATCTCCATGCCTGCCTACAAGCGCGTTCTACTCAAACTTTCCGGCGAAGCCCTGATGGGCGACGATGCCTTCGGCATCAACCGAAGCACCATCGAAGGGATGGTCAACGACATCGCTGAAATCGTGAAGTTGGGCGTGCAGGTGGCAGTGGTGATCGGCGGCGGCAACATCTTCCGCGGTGTCGCGGGCGGCGCCGCCGGCATGGACCGCGCCACAGCCGACTACATGGGCATGCTGGCCACCATGATGAACGCGCTGGCCCTGCAGGACGCCATGCGTCATGCGAACCTCGAAGGCCGCGTTCAATCGGCGCTGCGCCTGGACCAAGTGGTCGAACCGTACATCCGCCCGCGTGCCATCCGCCAGTTGGAAGAAGGCAAGATCGTCATCTTCGCCGCCGGCACCGGCAACCCGTTCTTCACGACCGACACCGCTGCGGCGCTGCGCGGCTCGGAAATCGGCGCCGAGATTGTGCTCAAGGCCACCAAGGTCGATGGGGTCTACACTGCCGATCCGAAGAAGGACCCGAGCGCCACGCGCTACACCACGATTACTTTTGACGAAGCCATTTCGCGCAACCTGCAGGTGATGGACGCGACCGCTTTCGCGCTGTGCCGCGACCAGAAGCTGCCGATCAAGGTGTTCTCGATCCAGAAGCCGGGCGCGCTCAAGCGCGTGATCCTGGGTGAAGACGAAGGCACGCTGGTGCACGTCTGAAGCCGTCGGAAAGCCGCATAGCAGGCGCCTTTTTTTACCGTTCGCTGACCCTGCGTAAATGGCGTTGGCGAGCGGCTTCCATGTAAAATCGCCTATTGTCTTTTTGGTCTTGCCGGTGCCCTGTGCCGTGTTCCGGGGTGCATGTTCGGCAGACCGCCGTTATCGTTCGGAGGAAGTATGAGCGTCGCCGATGTCAAGAAGAATGCCGAGCAGAAGATGCAGAAGTCGATCGAGGCTCTGAAGACCGATCTGGCCAAGATCCGTACTGGCCGTGCCCACACCGGTCTGCTCGATCACGTGCAAGTTGACTACTACGGCTCGATGGTACCCATCAGCCAGGTTGCCAACGTGACGCTGGTGGACGCACGCACGATTGGCGTGCAACCGTGGGAAAAGAAGATGGTGCAAGCCGTCGAAAAGGCCATCCGTGAAGCGGACCTCGGCCTGAACCCTGCCACGATGGGCGACATCATTCGCGTGCCGACCCCCGCCCTGACCGAAGAGCGCCGCAAGGAGCTGACCAAGGTCGTGAAGGGCGAGGGCGAGGATGCCAAGGTCGCCGTGCGCAACCTGCGTCGCGATGCCAATGAACAGCTCAAGAAACTGGTGAAGGACAAGGCGATCTCGGAAGACGACGAGCGTCGCGGTGGTGACGACATCCAGAAGCTGACCGACAAGTTCGTCGCCGAGATCGACAAGCTGGTCGCCGAGAAAGACAAGGAAATCATGACGGTGTAAGGCCGTCTCCCCTCGCCGGCGCATTGGGTGCAGGCGGTGGGAAGCCCGATTCATGCATATCAGTTCCACACTGGCGGTGCCAGACACCGCCGACACGCCGCGCCACGTTGCCGTCATCATGGACGGTAACGGCCGCTGGGCCACCGAACGGCACCTGCCTCGCGTGGCCGGGCATAGCCGCGGCCTCGATGCCGTACGTGCAACCGTTGAAGCGGCTGCGCGCCGTGGCGTCGGCTACTTGACGCTGTTTGCTTTCAGCTCCGAAAACTGGCGTCGCCCGGCAGAGGAAGTCACCTTCCTCATGAAGCTGTTCATGACGGCGCTGCGTCGCGAAGTGAGCAAGCTTCATGACAACGGCATCCGCCTGCGCGTGGTGGGCGATCTGTCGGCATTTAGCCCGCGCATCCAGCTCTTGATTCGAGAAGCGGAAGCCAAGACAGCCGCCAACCCCGGGCTGACCGTCACGATTCTCGCCAACTACGGTGGGCGCTGGGACATCCTGCAGGCTATGCGCGCGTTGTTGGCAGCGCAGCCCGGCATTGCACCCGACGCCATCACAGAAGAGATGCTGGCGCCGTACATGGCGCTGTCCTATGCGCCGGAGCCGGACCTGTTCATCCGCACCGGTGGCGAGCAGCGCATCAGTAACTTTCTGCTGTGGCAGCTTGCCTATTCCGAGCTGTACTTCACCGATCGCTACTGGCCGGATTTCGATGCCGCAGAGCTCGATCGCGCTTTTGCGTGGTATCGCAACCGCGAGCGCCGCTTTGGACGCACCAGCGCGCAGCTCGACCCCGATGTTCCCCCCGCGCTGTCCGCCGGAGCCTGACACATGCTGCTGACTCGCGTCATTACCGCTGTCTGCCTGCTGATTGTCATCCTGCCCATTTTGTTTTTCGCGCCGCCCGCCGGCCTGGCCGGACTGGTGACGGTATTTGCAGCCCTCGCGGCGTGGGAGTGGGGGCGTCTCGTGCGCCTGCCCGGCTGGTGGGGCCCCCTTCTCTATGCCGTCGTGGTCGTCATGCTGACGATCGCCTGGCACGACATACCCGTTCGTGGTGATGTGCGCCCGCTGTTCCATGGCGCAGTCATCGCCTGGGTGATCGCCTGGGCGCTGCTGGCAGGTGGCGTGCGCGAGTTGCATGGCACCCGCAGAATCGTTTTCGCGCTGCTTGGCTTGGTGATGTTGCCGGCGTTTGTGCATGGCGCCATTGAATTGCGCACGCACGGCGTCGCCTTTCTGCTGTCGGTCGCGTTGCTCGTGTGGGCGGCCGATGTGGGCGCGTATTTTGTCGGCAAGGCCATTGGCCGCCGCAAGCTTGCACCGACCATCAGCCCTGGTAAGTCGTGGGAAGGTGCGATCGGCGGCGCCGTGCTGGTTGCCGTGATCGCCACCGTGGCCGGCATCACGCACTGGTTTGCGCCGACGTGGTTTTCGCACCAGTTTGATCAGCGCGGCGCCGTCCTGGCCCTGGTGCTGACCATCCTGCTGGTGGCTGCAAGCGTCGGCGGCGATTTGTTTGAATCCCTGCTCAAGCGTCAGGTCGGCATGAAAGACAGCAGCCGCCTGTTGCCCGGCCACGGCGGCGTGCTCGATCGTATCGACGCGCTGCTGCCGGTGTTTCCGCTGGCTGCGCTGCTGATTTCCTGAGGCGTCCGAACATGATGCGTTTGACCGTTCTTGGCGCCACCGGCTCCATTGGCGACAGCACGCTCGACGTGGTGCGCCGTCATCCCGACAAGTACAGCGTTTTTGCGTTGACCGCCAACGCGCAGGCCGACAAGCTCGCGCTGCTCTGCCGCGAGTTTCGCCCGAAGATGGCGGTGCTTGGTTCGGCGGTCGCGGCGGATGCATTGCGTGACCAGCTCGGCGCAGAGGCCGCCGGCATCGAGATCCGTTTCGGCAGCGAGGCATTGGAAGAAGTTGCGGGCCACCCCGACTGCGATGCCGTGATGGCGGCCATCGTCGGCGCAGCAGGGTTGCGCCCGACGCTCGCTGCTGTGCGCGCCGGCAAGCGCGTGCTGCTGGCCAACAAGGAGGCGCTGGTCATGTCCGGCGCGCTCTTCATGGACGCCGTGCGTCAGCATGGCGCCACCGTGCTTCCAATCGACAGCGAGCACAACGCCATCTTCCAATGCCTGCCGCAGCAAGTTCCGCAGTTCGGGCGCGGCGTGTCACGCATCGTGCTGACGGCATCGGGCGGCCCGTTCCGCACGCGCCCTGTGGAGTCTCTTGCGGATGTCACGCCAGATCAGGCGTGCGCGCATCCGAACTGGGTGATGGGGCGCAAGATCTCGGTCGATTCCGCCACCATGATGAACAAGGGGCTGGAGGTGATCGAGGCGCACTGGCTGTTCGGCGTCCCGGTCGAGCATCTCGAAGTCCTGATCCACCCGCAGAGCGTCATCCATTCGATGGTCGGCTACGACGATGGCTCCGTGCTGGCGCAGCTCGGCAACCCGGATATGCGCACGCCGATCGCCTACGGCCTGGCATATCCCGAGCGCATCGAGGCCGGCGTTGCGCTGCTCGATCTCGTCACCACGGGCGCACTGACTTTCGAGGCGCCGGACCTGCGCCGATTCCCGTGCCTGGCGTTGGCGTTCGAGGCATTGCGTGCCGGTGGTACGGCACCTGCTGCTCTGAACGCGGCCAACGAGGTGGCTGTCGAGGCATTTTTGCAGCGCCGCATCCGGTTCACCGAGATTGCTGCCGTCGTGGCTGACACACTCGCCCGCACGTCGGTCGTGCCGGCTGATTCGCTTGACACCGTTTTTGCTGCCGACGCCCAGGCGCGTCAGCAGGCCGAGCGCTATATCTCGACCGTACGCGCGCAGCTGCCGGCTGCATGAAAGCGCGCCGTCAGAGCAAGCGGGTAACATAGCGGCTTCGCGCGGGCCAGCCTCGCGCGTGCCCTTCAGTGCATCCGGAGAAGGTTTTGCAGACCGTTTTAGCGTTTGTCTTTGCGATCGCGGTACTGATCGTCATCCACGAACTGGGCCACTACAGCGTCGCGCGACTGTGCGGCGTGAAAGTGCTCCGGTTTTCCGTTGGCTTTGGCAAAGTGCTGTTCCGCCGCGTCGGTCGTGGCCCTGACCACACCGAATGGACGATCTGCGCCATTCCACTGGGCGGCTACGTCAAGATGCTCGGCGAGGGATCGCGAGACCCCGAGAAAGACCCACCCATCCTTCCCGAAGACCTCCCACGCACCTTCGATCACCAGCCGGTCTACAAGCGATTCGCCATCGTGGCGGCTGGCCCGGTCGCCAATTTCCTTCTGGCGATTGCGCTTTACGCAGTGCTGGCATGGGTCGGCGCAATCGAGCCGTTGCCTATCCTCGGCGCTCCGCCGCCGGGCAGCATCGCCGCCCAGGCCGACTTGCGCGCCCGGGACCGGGTGATCGCTATCGGCACGGACGGCGAGACGCCGGCCTCTGTGCGCAGTTGGAGCGACGTCCGCATGCGCTTGTACTCGGCCGGCATCGCGGGGCGCGACGCGCTTGTGCAGGTGCGCGGCGCCGATGGTGCCGAACGCACCGTCCGCCTGCATGGCTTGCCGAGCGCGGCCCGTACGCCGCAGGCCGATGTGATTGACCAGATCGGTTTGCGTCTGCTCGGCGGCCCGGTCACCATCGTCGATGTGTTGCCCTCGAGTGCCGCAGCCCGTGCGGGGTTGAGAGCCGGAGACCAAATCGTTCGCTTCGCGGGCCAGCCCGCCGATCAGGCCATGGACCTCATCCGCCAGATCCGGGCCATGCCGGAGCAGAACGCCTCGATCGATATTCTGCGCAACGATCAGCCCATGACGTTGCCTGTTCGCCCTGATGCTGACACCGATCCCAAAAACCCGACCGGCCCGAAGATCGGCAAGCTTGGTGCGCAGCTCAACCAGAAGGTGGAAACGGCGATGATCCGGGATGAGCCGGTCGCCGCGCTGGGCCATGCCGTAGGCGAGGTCTGGCGGACTTCGGTGCTGTCGCTGCAGGTGCTGGGCAAGATGATTGTCGGTCAGGCATCTCTGCAGAATCTGAGCGGGCCGATCACGGTGGCGGACTTTGCGGGCAAGGCGGCAAGCCTTGGCTGGCAGACGTTTGTGAGCTTTCTCGCGTTGATCAGCGTTAGTCTCGGCGTGCTCAACTTATTGCCCGTTCCGGTATTGGATGGGGGGCATTTGCTGTATTATTGCGTGGAATTTTTGACTGGCCGACCCGTGCCGGAATCCTGGCAAGCAGTCCTTCAGAAGATCGGCGTCGCCTGCATCCTGCTTCTCACTTCGCTCGCCCTGTACAACGATTTGAGTCGGTTGTTTCTGACTCGTGGCTAGACCGTATTCAAATTGGGTCACTAAGCCGTATCGTTGCCACCGGCGTGAGCGGGCAACTCAGGGTTTTGAAAACACTCAGAAGTGGATTCCGATTGAATCCAACTAGGGGATTAGATTGATCAGACAACATCGCTTCCCGCTCAGCGTGCTGGCGGCTTCCGTGCTGACCGTCACTGCCGGTCAGGCTCATGCAGTGGAGCCGTTCGTCGTCAAGGACATTCGCGTGGAGGGGGTGCAGCGCGTCGAGCCGGGCACCGTGTTCGGCTATCTGCCCGTGAAGGTGGGTGAGACCTTCACCGACGAGAAGGGCGCCGAATCGATTCGCGCGCTTTATAACACCGGCTTCTTCAAGGACGTTCAGATCCGCTCCGAAGGCAATGTGCTGGTGGTGCGCGTGGAAGAGCGCCCGGCGATCTCGCAGCTTGAGTTCATCGGCTTCAAGGAGTTCGACAAGGAAGCGCTGCGTCGTACGCTGCGTGGCGTTGGCGTGGCTGAGGCTCGTTACTACGACAAGTCCCTCATCGACCGCGCCGAGCAGGAAATCAAGCGCCAGTATGTTTTTCGTGGTTACTACGCGGCTGAGGTGACGACCACCGTTACGCCGGTCGATGCCAACCGTGTGTCGATCACGTTCACGGTGGACGAAGGTCCGACCGCCAAGATTCGCCAGATCAATATCGTTGGCAACAAGGCCTTCAAGGAAGGCGACCTGCGCGACGAGATGCAACTGTCCACGCCAAACTGGCTGTCGTGGTACACCAAGAACGACCTGTACTCGAAGCAGAAACTCACGGCCGACCTAGAAGCGCTGCGCTCGTTCTACCTGGATCGCGGCTACCTGGAATTTGCAATCGAGTCGACCCAGGTGTCGATCACGCCGGACAAGAAGGACATCTACCTGACGCTGAACATCCACGAGGGTGAGCAGTACAAGGTGTCGGACATCAAGCTGACCGGCGAGTTGCTCGGCAAGCAGGCCGAGATGGAGAAGCTAATCAAGCTCAAGCAGGGCGATGTCTTCTCGTCGGCCAAGCTGTCGTCGACGACCAAGTCGATTACCGATCTGCTCGGCACGTACGGCTACGCTTTCGCGACCATCAACCCGCAGCCGCAGATCAACCAGTCGGATCGCACGGTTGCGCTCACGCTGGTGATCGATCCGGGCCGCCGTGTGTACGTGCGTCGCGTGAACGTTGTCGGCAACAGCAAGACCCGCGATGAAGTCGTGCGCCGCGAAATGCGCCAGATGGAAGCGTCGTGGTTCGATGGCGAG
This window contains:
- a CDS encoding phosphatidate cytidylyltransferase, whose translation is MLLTRVITAVCLLIVILPILFFAPPAGLAGLVTVFAALAAWEWGRLVRLPGWWGPLLYAVVVVMLTIAWHDIPVRGDVRPLFHGAVIAWVIAWALLAGGVRELHGTRRIVFALLGLVMLPAFVHGAIELRTHGVAFLLSVALLVWAADVGAYFVGKAIGRRKLAPTISPGKSWEGAIGGAVLVAVIATVAGITHWFAPTWFSHQFDQRGAVLALVLTILLVAASVGGDLFESLLKRQVGMKDSSRLLPGHGGVLDRIDALLPVFPLAALLIS
- the ispC gene encoding 1-deoxy-D-xylulose-5-phosphate reductoisomerase, with protein sequence MMRLTVLGATGSIGDSTLDVVRRHPDKYSVFALTANAQADKLALLCREFRPKMAVLGSAVAADALRDQLGAEAAGIEIRFGSEALEEVAGHPDCDAVMAAIVGAAGLRPTLAAVRAGKRVLLANKEALVMSGALFMDAVRQHGATVLPIDSEHNAIFQCLPQQVPQFGRGVSRIVLTASGGPFRTRPVESLADVTPDQACAHPNWVMGRKISVDSATMMNKGLEVIEAHWLFGVPVEHLEVLIHPQSVIHSMVGYDDGSVLAQLGNPDMRTPIAYGLAYPERIEAGVALLDLVTTGALTFEAPDLRRFPCLALAFEALRAGGTAPAALNAANEVAVEAFLQRRIRFTEIAAVVADTLARTSVVPADSLDTVFAADAQARQQAERYISTVRAQLPAA
- the rseP gene encoding RIP metalloprotease RseP, encoding MQTVLAFVFAIAVLIVIHELGHYSVARLCGVKVLRFSVGFGKVLFRRVGRGPDHTEWTICAIPLGGYVKMLGEGSRDPEKDPPILPEDLPRTFDHQPVYKRFAIVAAGPVANFLLAIALYAVLAWVGAIEPLPILGAPPPGSIAAQADLRARDRVIAIGTDGETPASVRSWSDVRMRLYSAGIAGRDALVQVRGADGAERTVRLHGLPSAARTPQADVIDQIGLRLLGGPVTIVDVLPSSAAARAGLRAGDQIVRFAGQPADQAMDLIRQIRAMPEQNASIDILRNDQPMTLPVRPDADTDPKNPTGPKIGKLGAQLNQKVETAMIRDEPVAALGHAVGEVWRTSVLSLQVLGKMIVGQASLQNLSGPITVADFAGKAASLGWQTFVSFLALISVSLGVLNLLPVPVLDGGHLLYYCVEFLTGRPVPESWQAVLQKIGVACILLLTSLALYNDLSRLFLTRG
- the bamA gene encoding outer membrane protein assembly factor BamA, giving the protein MIRQHRFPLSVLAASVLTVTAGQAHAVEPFVVKDIRVEGVQRVEPGTVFGYLPVKVGETFTDEKGAESIRALYNTGFFKDVQIRSEGNVLVVRVEERPAISQLEFIGFKEFDKEALRRTLRGVGVAEARYYDKSLIDRAEQEIKRQYVFRGYYAAEVTTTVTPVDANRVSITFTVDEGPTAKIRQINIVGNKAFKEGDLRDEMQLSTPNWLSWYTKNDLYSKQKLTADLEALRSFYLDRGYLEFAIESTQVSITPDKKDIYLTLNIHEGEQYKVSDIKLTGELLGKQAEMEKLIKLKQGDVFSSAKLSSTTKSITDLLGTYGYAFATINPQPQINQSDRTVALTLVIDPGRRVYVRRVNVVGNSKTRDEVVRREMRQMEASWFDGEKLQLSQNRVNRTGYFTDANITTEDVPGTTDQVDVNVNVTEKPTGQINLGVGFSSTDKLVLSAGIRQDNVFGSGTSLGLDVNTSKSNRTIAVTQFDPYFTVDGISRSTELYYRTYRPLYYTGDQDYRVVQQGGNVKFGVPFSETDTVFFGIGYERTTIDVTSNTPLAYQNYVAKNGRITNNFPITIGWSKDQRDSALVPTRGRYQQANLEFGIPGGDLQYFRAYYQHQYFYPLSKSFTMAFNNEIGYGHGYGGKDFPVFKNYYAGGIGSVRGYETSTLGPRDANGVAIGGASKFVGNVEFIFPLPGSGVDRTVRLFTFFDYGNVFAEGQPYKLGDMRYSTGFGLSWLSPIGPLKISMGFPIKRKTEDQTQRFQFQIGTAF